The Vibrio sp. 10N DNA window TAACGATGTCCATGCCTTCAACAACTTCAGCAAATACACAGTAACCCCAACCGTCTAGGCTCTCAGAGCGGAAATCTAGGAACGTGTTGTCGTTTACGTTGATGAAGAACTGAGAGCTCGCAGAATGCGGTTCCATAGTACGTGCCATAGCCAAAGTACCTACTTTGTTGCTTAGGCCGTTGTTTGCTTCGTTTTTGATTGGTGCACGAGTCGCCTTCTCTTTAAGGCCAGATGTCATGCCACCACCTTGGATCATGAAACCGTCGATAACACGGTGGAATAGCGTGTTGTCGTAGAAACCATCGCGGCAGTATTGTAGGAAGTTTGCACTTGTTTCTGGTGCTTTTTCTTCATTCAATTGGATTTTGATGTCGCCGAAATTAGTGTGAAGGGTGATCATGATGAATACCTATTCCATTTTTCTATTTTGAAGCCATGATTCTAGCCTAACTCCCTGTACAAGCAATAGCAGAAAGCGGGATATCTGCAATAAAAGGAACGCTTTTTGTACAACGGATGCCGTTAGCTGCAAAAACTGCCGCAAAAAGCCGAGATTTCTTCGCTTATTGGCTCCATTCTGTGAAGCTTTATGGTTATAATCGCCGATACATTTCAAACGTAATAGTTCAGATAGAGATCATGTTAAAAATATACAACACACTGACACGACAAAAAGAGGAATTCAAACCTATCCATGCAGGCAAAGTCGGCATGTATGTCTGTGGGGTCACTATTTACGATCTCTGTCACATTGGTCACGGTCGTACTTTTGTTTCATTCGATGTGGTATCTCGTTACCTTCGTTACGTCGGCTATGACCTAACATTTGTACGTAACATCACCGATATCGATGACAAAATCATCAAGCGCGCGAACGAAAATGGCGAGTCTTGTGAGTCGTTAACCGAGCGCCTAATTGGTGAAATGCACGCAGACTTCGACGCACTAAACATGAAGCGTCCTGACATTGAACCGCGTGCGACAGAATTTATCGCAGAGATCATTGCTTTGGTTGAGAAGCTAATCGAGCGTGGCTTTGCTTATGTGGCCGATAACGGCGACGTGATGTTCGAAGTGGGTAAATTTGACGAATACGGCAAGCTATCTAAGCAAGATCTTGACCAGCTACAAGCGGGTGCTCGCGTTGACGTAGAAAGCGCGAAACGTAGCCCACTTGATTTCGTACTTTGGAAAATGTCTAAGCCGGGTGAACCTACATGGGAATCGCCATGGGGCGCAGGTCGTCCAGGTTGGCACATTGAGTGTTCTGCAATGAACTCATCGATCCTTGGCGACCATTTTGATATTCATGGCGGCGGTTCGGATCTTCAGTTCCCACACCACGAGAATGAGATTGCTCAGTCTTGCTGCGCACACGACACTCAGTATGTAAACACGTGGATGCACAGTGGCATGGTGATGGTAGACAAAGAAAAAATGTCTAAGTCACTAGGTAACTTCTTTACTATCCGAGACGTTCTTGGTCATTACGATGCAGAAACGGTTCGTTACTTCCTAATGTCGGGCCACTACCGTAGCCAGCTTAACTACAGTGAAGACAACCTAAACCAAGCACGTTCAGCTCTTGAGCGTCTATACACGTCACTACGTGGTTTGGATGTCAACGCTGAGCCTACGGGCGGTGAAGACTATGTGACTCGCTTTACGACAGCGATGAATGATGACTTCAATACCCCAGAAGCGTACTCAGTGCTGTTTGACATGGCGCGTGAAATTAACCGTCTGAAGACTGTTGATATGGCAGAAGCGAGCCAGCTTGGTGCGCTAATGCGTGAATTGGCCGATATCATTGGTATTTTGCATCAAGATCCAGAAGCGTTCCTCAAAGGTGACGCGGGTGATGATGACGAAGTGGCGGAAATCGAAGCGCTGATCAAGCTTCGTAACGACTCTCGTGCATCGAAAGATTGGGCGAATGCTGATTTGGCACGCGATAAGCTGAACGAGCTGGGCATCATCTTAGAAGATGGTCCAGAAGGCACGACGTGGCGTCGTAAATAACCGTTTTGATAGCCCTAGCTTGCTAGGGCTTCTTTTTAGTTTCTAATTTGGTGATACGTTTTGGCTCAGATGTACTTCTATTACTCAGCAATGAATGCGGGTAAATCGACGACTCTTCTTCAATCTTCTTTTAACTATCAAGAACGTGGTATGACGCCACTCATCTATACCGCGGCATTGGATGACCGTTATGGTGTCGGTAAAGTGAGTTCGCGCATTGGTTTACAGTCAGAAGCCCAGTTGTTTCGTCCGGACACTAACTTGTTCGATGAGATTGCTGCGATTAATGCCGAAACACCAAGGCACTGTATCCTTATCGACGAATGCCAGTTCTTATCCAAGCAGCAGGTGTACCAGTTAACCGAAGTTGTCGACAAGTTGAATATCCCTGTGCTGTGTTATGGCTTGCGTACCGACTTCTTGGGCGAACTTTTTGAAGGCAGTAAGCACCTTTTAGCCTGGGCTGACAAACTGGTCGAACTCAAGACTATCTGCCACTGTGGCCGAAAAGCCAATATGGTTATCCGTACCGATGAACACGGCAATGCGATTGCTGAGGGTGACCAAGTGTCTATTGGTGGCAATGACAAATATGTGTCTGTTTGTCGCCAGCACTATAAAGAGGCACTTGGTAAGTAACCCAAGTCACTCAATAGATAGGAAAGGGAGCCACATAGTCTATGTGGCTCCCTTTTTTCATGGAAGACTTATAGTGCGTCGAGCGTAGATTGATATTTAAAGTGATAGCCAAGACTTTGCAGCTTATCACTGGAGATGGTTTTATCTGGCGTAGAGTTGACTAGATTCAATGACGTATCAAGGCCAGCCGCACGCAGCGCAGCGCGATAAAACGTCACCTTGTCGCAGGATGTAGGAGTGGTCGCGTTGACGACACTCGCGCTGATGTTCTCAAGCGCAAACAGCACGGAACCAATAGCATCGTCGAGGTGGAGCATGTTGGCAGTGGCTTGGTCGCTGACACTTTTTAGCTTCGAAGCAAAACGTGATGGGTGACGATTGGGGCCAAATAAGCCGCTACAGCGCACGATGACGTAGTCTAGCGTGGAGTTTCGGACATATTCTTCCGCTGTTAACATGATAATGGCCTTCGCACTAAAATCGTCGCGTCCTTTGGCAATGGGCAGGCGAGCCATGTCTTCGGTCATCAGTTCAGCTCTGTCTGGATACACTGAGGTGGAACTGACCATAATGATTTTGCTGACATCCGCTGCCTTGGCGAGCTGGCAAAGCGTATCCCATTGAGAAGCGTAGAGTGCACCGCCACCGGTGCGAAAACCGGGCGGGAAGCAGCCAATCAGCGTATTGGCATTCAACCCTCTTAGGTGGTCTAGGGTAGCGAGCTTTTTATCGTCATTGGTAAGCTCGGCCAAATCGAGCACAAAGCCGTCGATACCATGATGAGCGAGCTCGCTGACTCCTTGCTCCGTAGTACGAGTAGCGGTGACACGGTAGTCTTTGTTGTTGAGCGCTTTTGCTAGGGGTAAACCAAGCCAACCAGCGCCAACGATGACGACATTATTTTGGTTCATGTTAACCTTCCTTGAAATTCTGTTTTAGTAATTCCCTTAAACGGCGATGGCCGAGATCATTACTTTTACTAGAATGCTGAATAATACTGACGTTAATCATGGCAGAGATCTTCTCAAACTCTACCGGAACAGGGACGATGATTCCTTGCTCAAGCGCCGACTTTGCAAGGTAAGTGGGTATGTATGTCCAGCCAAACCCAGCAATACACCACTCGAGTAGCATTTGGTAGCTGTCCGAATACCAAATGTCTGGACTTAACGCATGATGTAAGCTGCTGGTTTTGTTGTTGCGAGAACTAATCGACAACTGACGATGTAAGCTCAAAATCTCAAGATGAGGGGCGACGGTTTTCGCTAGCGGATGAGACGCTGAGACATACACATCAAACTGAAGTGACCCGATGCTCTCGAAATCGAGCGAAAAAGGCACGGAAAGATCTTCATGAATGATGGCGGAAGTGGCTCTTCCGGTTTGTACCATTTCGACCGCATCACAGCTGGAAGCAAACAACAGCTCTAACTCGAGTCTTGGAAACTCATCTGATAGCGCTCGAATGATAGGCGTAACCCACCCAAAAGGAATGCCCTCGTCAATGGTCAGGACGATAGGTTGGATCTCTTTTTGCGTCAAACTATCGACGCGTTCGGCAAGCCGACTGTGTTGAACCATGGCGGCTCTAGCGTAGGGTAGTAGCTTTTCTCCCTCTTCGGTAAGAACTGGGTAACGACCTCTTCTATCAAACAGTTCAACCCCGCAGTCAATTTCTAGGTTCATAATATTTTGACTCACGGCAGATTGTACCTTGCCTAATTTTCGCGCTGCGCTCGAGAACGACCCAGTTTCCACAGTGGTGATGAAGGCTTCTATTTGTTCCACACTCAACATATCAGTTATCCTGATGTTATCTAACTGTCTAGGACGTTAAGCATAATTGATAATACGCCTATTGCTAGTCCTTATGGCAAGGTTAGGGTGTAATTATATGAATGTGAAAGAAAGAGTTTTCCACGCCGTGTTGTTTGAAGTGACGGCTTTAACCATCATTTTTTCTGCTGCATTGATGCTAGCAGGTGTTAAGTCAACGTCGATGATTGCCGTGGGTATTGGTATGAGCGTGTTCACCGTTATTTGGAATTATTTCTATAACGTACTTTTCGACAAGCTAGTTCCAGGGTGTCGAACGCAAAGAACGTTTGCAGTAAGAGTCGGGCATGCACTGGGCTTTGAAGGTGGGCTGATTTTCTTTACGATTCCTGCTATTGCATGGGCATTGGGTGTGACGCTTTGGACAGCACTTATGATTGAAGCTGGTTTTTTAGTGTTCTTTTTCTTCTTTACCGCTGCATTTAATTGGGCGTATGACAAGTGGGCGCCTTATCAGCGCTTCACCGCTTGGTGGAATGCGCTTGTAAAAAATCCAGCACATTAGTGTGCTGGATATCGGGCAAACTAGTGAGCGTGGCGGATGGCATTGTCGATGATGTTTGCGGCATCTTGAGTGTTAATAACGTTATCGACGCCATCAATACGCACAATGAAACCTTGATCATTAATGAGTGAGGGTGCGAATGTCGCAGGGATCAGGCAACGAACCAGTCTTGTTAATCCACGAGTGCATTGGTAGTCGATGTATTCTGACAGAGTAACAGTCTCGCCATCATTGAGTATCAGTTCTATCTTGTTTGCGTCTACAGTTTGCTCGGCAACCAAGTCGAGTGAAATGTTGATCTTTTCCGCACTCGGCGCTTTGTGAATAGAAACGCTCTTTACTAGCTTAAGGTTACAACGCGCTTCCGCTACGTGCCCATAATGAAAGTTGTGTAAGACCCAATAGCCTGCGGTCAGTGTTTCACGGTTATACTGATTGTTATCCATTTATCTTCCTCCAACGTTTTATCTGCTCTTATCATAACCTAGTACGTAAGAGTAGAAAGTAACAAACTAGAAGATACTCAATATAAACATGGTGTTACGTTGTAAATCCACTCTGCATGGTTTGGAAGGGAGCCTCGTAGGCAGTCAACGGCTTTTGTTCTTACTGTTACTTATAATAAGTAGCGGAAATATGGCGGCAGCTCGTCGCCGCCGCAACCTATTTATTGACTAAGAGCTTAGTACTCGCAAGATTCTGTCCGCATGCTCAGCGGTTTCAATCCCTTCATCCGTCAGGTATCCACCATCCGGTAGAGTACAAAGTCCTTTGTCATAAAGTCTTTGGACTGCTTTTTGCATATCTTCACTAGCATCATTGTGCACTTTTATACCGGTTGCCGCACTGCTGATATCAAATTGCAGTAGTAGGTTCATCTCTGCGAGATGCTCAGGCGTGAATTTCATAGATTTGCCTCTTGGTTGAGTTTCTTCAATCAACATAGTGTGGAAACCGCAGATTGACAATCGCTGAGTGAGCAAAGTGTTAGCTTGCGCTGCCTTCTGGTAAGAAATGGTAAAAATTCGCTACTAAGTGAATGAATTATAACCGATTAGAAGCCGCTGAGATGTATTTAGTGATGAATTTGAATATAGTGAGTTGTTTTCGCTTGTTACCAGCGCTGAGCTGGTTTGAGGGGACGTGGTGTCCCAAATTAGGAGAGTAGATGTCTACGCGCAAATTAATTGTGGTACTGCTGTGTGTTTTGGGCGTGGCCTCTTGTGCGAGTACCCCACCGGTCAATGATGCTCGGGCGAATTTAAGCCCTGAAGAGCTGGAGTTGACGCGTAATAAGGAATTTGAACAGTTAACGGCGACCTATGCTCATTGGTCAAAGGCTTTAGAAGGAGCGGAGTCGTTACGTATTTATGCGCCAGAGAATTACCGAGAAATGATGTCTTCTTGGAAAAGCGCACATGATCTGTTTATTGAGATCCGCAAAGATCCCAATCAAATTGACAAGAAGCATTCGGTATTTTCTAGCGAAACCTATGCGGTAGGATTTCGTGACCGAATCAACACCGTGGAGTACAACTACCGCGCTATACAAGGCTTGAAAAAACAAGCCGATGAGCTGTTGGCTCCTGCGATGGTAGAAATGGCCTACTTAAACAGTATAGAAGCTGGTCGCTACTTTAAGCATGCTATGAATACCTTAAACCGTGACTATCGACGTTTATTCGAGCACTTGGTCGTGTCCGAAGTCGACTTGGCGACCAGTTATCAGGAGCGCTTTCTAGATCATGCAAAGGCGTTAGAAGTACGTGTTATCGATGCTAAATATGTTAAGCCATTAGAGCAGAGACTCGCGACCCTTGCGACCGCACGTTATAACGTGTTGGCACCAGTTAGCTTTGGTTATGTGGAGCAGGGTATTCACGAGTTGTCTGAATTTGTTGTACAGTCTCCGCGTGCGTTTACTGACATCGATGAGCAGGTTGAGCGAATTGATTTTCAGTTTCGTCGTTTAGAGTCGGTAGTACAAGAAGTGACTAAGCTGATCAATGTTGAGAAGTCTCAATTTGAACCCTTCGTACTTGAGGCGGAATCAAGAATGTATCGCATCTCTTCAGCTGCAAAAGGGAACGACTATCGAGACCAGTCTTTATCAGCACAATCGAATCGTATTGCTCACGATGTAGAGCGTTTAAAAGCGGCAGACAATACCCAAGCGCTTAAAAAGGAAAACGCACTGTTAAAACAGCAAATTGTGCTGCTTAAGCAACAGCGTGAAGACAGCGTCGTGCCTCTAGAAGACGCTCAGGTTGCGCAGGATGTTGCCGAGCGGAACAGAGCTGAAATTGAGACGCTGAAAAAGTTGGTCTCCGCCCTTCAAGAGCAAGCTGAATAATTCTCAAAAACGTCGCTAAATGCGGCGTTTTTTGTATCTGAGATCCAGTTTTCCATTTCGTTAATCACGCCATTACCACAAAGATGGGGTGGCGCTTTTCCTATTCTTCCCATTGTGCATACCACCATATTTGGTAAATAACATTTTACTGGCAAATAAGTCTTGATTTATTGATGGATTGGAGTGATTATCCGCGCCCGTTTTAATTGTCACAAAATATGTAAGAGAAAAATGGAAATCAATCAATTTGACGCGTTACTGCCTCCACAGATGGCAGAGCGTGCGGCAGAAGCTGGCGTAGGCAAAGCAACAAAAGATCCAATGAAGTCTTTCCTGTTGGCCATCACGGCGGGTCTGCACATTGGTATTGCGTTTATTTTTTACACCACCATTACGACTGGGGCTGGTGATTTACCTTGGGGGTTAACACGATTCCTCGGTGGCCTTGCGTTTAGTTTGGGCTTGGTTCTGGTTATTATTACCGGCGGTGAACTGTTCACCAGCTCTGTTCTCACCCTTGTGGCAAGAGCGAGTGGCAAAATTACCTGGCGCGCCTTGTTCAAAAACTGGTTCGTGGTTTACCTTGGCAACATGCTAGGAGCTCTGTTCTTAGTTGGCATCATGCTGACGGCGAAGCAATACATGTTTGACGGTGGTCAGGTTGGCCTGAATACCATGCAAATCGCTCAACACAAACTGCATCATGACTTTTGGCAGGCGGTGGCGCTCGGCATTATGTGTAATGTACTGGTATGCGTGGCGGTTTGGATGACCTTCAGTGGTCGCACGTTGACCGACAAAATCATTGTGATGGTGCTGCCGGTAGCCATGTTCGTCTCGGCAGGTTTTGAACACTGCATTGCGAACATGTTCCAAGTACCTATGGCGATTGGGATTAAAAACCTAGCGTCACCGGAATTTTGGCAGGCCATTGGTTCAACCCCAACTGATTTTGCTGACTTAAACCTCATGACATTTATTGTCAACAACCTGATCCCAGTGACGTTAGGTAACATCATTGGTGGCGGCGTGTTTGTTGGTATGTTGTACTGGCTTATCTATCTGCGTGACTAATTCAGCTCGCGCGTCTAGATAGCAAACAAAAAGGGCGGTGGCGCCCTTTTTTAGTCTCTATACACTGCTACTGTCTCACCTCTAGGGTTGCAGCCTTGTGCGTGCATGTAGGGTGGACAGAACTCACCTTGCTCGTTGCTATCATTCAATGCTTCAGGGGTGTCAATGAGCCAGTTACGAGCGACATCTTCTTGCGCGGGCACAACGTACAATCCATCCATCATATTCATCATCCTTGCTGTTTCACCAACATAGTTAATTCGAGCAAATCTCCGGCCTCTCGGCTCTGCTGATAAATTATCCGTTATTAATGACAATAGGATGACGTTTAGCGTCAAGTGGTCGTTTACAGGCTTGTGTATTGATAAATTACGTAACTTCAGTGACTTGGTTATCCACATATCTTGTGGATAACCTGGTTCAAACCTAGTGAGTAACCAAGAAAACAGTGAAATTATGAGGTGCTTTTTGGGCGAATTGTTGGCTTGCCGCTCGCGTCAAAACCTCGATAGACCACTAGGTTCAAACAGACGACGATAGAGATACTCATCATGACCCAAATAGCCATCATAATCACTAACTGATATTTGACGGCAACCACGGGACTCGCGCCGCCTAAAATTTGACCAGTCATCATTCCCGGCAGGGAAACGAGCCCTGTCGTGGCCATGGTTGCCAGAATAGGCGCGAGGGATTTTTGTAAAGATAGGCGGACGAAAGGCAGTGTGGCCATTGATATTGGCGCGCCAAGTGCAATGGAGGCCTGGTATTCACTCCACCGGTCTTCAAGGGCGCTGTAGAAGTTTTGCAGAGCGACGATGTTGCCGCCCAAACTATTACCCAACAGCATACCTGACAATGGAATGGCATACTGCGCACTGTAAAAGGGATCGGGTTGAACGGTCACGAGGCAAAGTAGCGCGAGGACTGGAAACAGTCCAATAAATAACGCCACCATTAAAAATCCCACGATAGGCTTTTTGGGGAGCTTTGCCTTAGAAGCAATGGCATTAGCTCCCACGACAATCATCACCAATAGCCAAACGAGATTGACGGCTAAACTGTCTAAATAAAACAAGTATTCTAGGTAAAGCCCGACTAAGACAAGCTGGACCGCCATTCGGATCAGGCCAATGGTCGCATCTCTACCTATGTCGAGTTTGTAGTAGTAGTTGATGGCGTAGGGGATGAGCAAGGTGGTAGCAAACAGCATGATATGCCACCAGCTGATATCGATAACCTGCTGCATGTCGTGCTCTATTTTTGTGAAAGCCAGACTGAAAGTGTACTCAAATTAACGTTATCAATCACGCGCTTTAAGTGCATGTTGATTAACAAAAAAATTACATCATTGTTTCTTAATAAGGGAAAAATACATCAAACTTATCCTTTGCTTGATCATTCCCCACGTGTAAATGTTGTGGATATGTAGCTATATTTACAGGTGGATAACAGTATTAATTTGTCATATCTGTTCATAACTTTACACATCAATTTTTAATTAAATACAACTCTGGATGAACTCAAAAAACTGTTGATTAACAAGGGGTGGAGGTGCGGAATTGATTGAACCCTACTCATAGTATGGTTTAGCATTTTCCCATAGATGTTTTAAATAATTGAGTGTCCGTCAAGGACTACTCGCGGTCTGGACAACATACAAAATAGGCAAATGTATGAGTGATGTTAACAAAGTAGAAAGTGCGGAAAAGCACGGGATGGAGTGGAAGTCGTTTTTCTTCATCTGTGCCGTATTCTTCCCTCTGTTGAGTGTGGCTATCGTTGGTGGTTACGGATTTATCGTTTGGATGCTCCAAATGTTCGTTTTTGGCCCTCCAGGCGTGCATGGTTAAGTCGTAGCCAATACCCAATCAACAAGTTTCAAGAGAGTTAGTCATGAAATCCTTTTTTATTAAACTTTGGCGCACCATCAGCCGCCCTGCCGTACACATCAGCCTTGGTGTGCTGACTGCGGGTGGTTTCGTTGCTGGTGTGGTTTTCTGGGGTGGTTTTAACACCGCGCTTGAAGCAACTAACACAGAAGAGTTCTGTATCAGCTGTCACACCATGCGTGACAACGTATACGTAGAACTTCAAGAAACCGTTCACTGGAAAAACCACTCAGGTGTTCGCGCAACTTGTCCAGATTGCCACGTTCCACATAACTGGACAGATAAGATTGCACGTAAAATGCAGGCTTCAAAAGAAGTATTCGCACAGGTTTTTGGCGATTTAGATACCCCAGAAAAATTCGAAGCGCGTCGTCTAGAGCTAGCACGCCATGAATGGGACCGTTTCTCTGCCAACAAATCTCTAGAGTGTAAAAACTGTCACAACTACGAGTCTATGGACTTCGAGCAAATGTCACCAACAGCGCGCATTCAAATGAAGTCTGCGGCAGAGCGTGATCAAAGCTGTGTAGACTGCCACAAAGGTATCGCACATAACCTGCCTAAAGATATGGCAGCGGCAAGCGGTATTGTTGGTGACCTAGAGCAAGTAGCAAGCAGCACATCTTACTCGAAAGGTCAGAGCGTAGTCTCTATTCGTCACCTACCACTTTACACCGACGAAACAGGTTCAACGGAAGCGGGTCTACTTAGCCCTGCAAGTAAAGTTGAAATCTTGGATGTTAAAGGTGACATGATCAAAGTTGAAATCGATGGCTGGCGTAAAGCGAAAGGCTTTGGTCGCGTGATTCAAGAAGACTTTGGTAAGAACATCTCAACAGCTATTCTTTCTCGTGAAGTATCACAAGGCGCTGATGTGCATGTGGGCGAGAAGAAAGAAGACGAGCTAACGGGTCTTCCTTGGGAAGAAGTTGCCGTTGACCTATGGATGAAACAAGAGTCTATGGTGACCGACTTCACTCCAATTTGGAACGCAGCTGGTGAAGCGTATCAAACCAACTGTTCTACGTGTCATACACAACCTGACGTTGCGCACTTCAGTGCAAACGGCTGGGTAGGCATGCTAGACGGTATGATCGCGTTTGTGAACTTCGATACAGATACAGAAGCACTGGTTCTGAAGTATCTACAGAAGCACTCTTCAGATTACTCTGAAGGCCACCACTAATAAACGTCAATTGGAGTTAAAAAATGGCAATTACAAGAAGAAGCTTCCTTAAAGGCGTGGCGGGCTCGAGTGCAGCAACACTGATTGGTCCGAGCCTACTGGCATCAGCGACGGCAAGTGCAGCAGAAACAGACGGCACTTGGAAAGTATCTGGTTCACACTGGGGTGCGTTTCGCGCCCGAGTGTGGGGCGGCAAAGTTCAAGAGATCAAACCGCTAGAAGTGGACAAATACCCAACAGACATGTTGAACGGTATTAAAGGCATTATCTACAGCCCATCTCGTGTTCGTTACCCAATGGTTCGCCTTGATTGGCTGAAGAAGCACAAGTACGCAGCTGAAACGCGTGGTAACAATCGTTTCGTGCGTGTGACGTGGGACGAAGCCTTAGATCTTTTCTACCGTGAGCTTGAGCGCGTGCAAAAAGACTACGGTCCGTCTGCGCTGCACACCGGTCAAACGGGTTGGCGTCAAACCGGTCAAATGCACAGCTGTACTAACCACATGATGCGTGCAATGGGACTGCACGGTTACTCAGTTAAGAAAGTGGGTGACTACTCAACAGGTGCGGGTCAAACCATCCTGCCATACGTGTTGGGCTCGACAGAAGTTTACGCTCAAGGTACCTCTTGGGAGCTTATCCTAGAGAACAGTGACAACATCATTCTTTGGGCAAACGACCCAGTGAAAAACCTTCAAGTTGGTTGGACATGTGAAACGCATGAGTCGTTTGCATACCTAGAGCAGCTTAAAGAAAAAGTCGCTAAAAAAGAGATCAACGTAATCTCGGTTGACCCTGTTAAAAACAAAACGCAGCGTTACCTAGAAAACGACCACATGTATGTGAACCCACAAACTGACGTAGCCTTTATGCTAGGTCTGGCTCATGTGTTGTACAACGAAGATCTTTACGATAAGAAATTTATCGAGACGTATTGCCTAGGTTTCGAAGATTTCATTAAGTATGTTCAAGGTGAAACCAAAGACCGCGTCGAGAAAACGCCGGAATGGGCTGCTGAGATTTGTGGCGTACCAGCGGATAAGATCCGCGAGTTTGCTCGTATGCTGGTTAACGGTCGTACGCAAATCCTGTTCGGCTGGTGTGTTCAGCGTCAAGAACACGGTGAGCAACCATACTGGATGGGCGCAGTACTGGCTTCAATGATTGGTCAGATCGGTCTACCAGGTGGTGGTGTGTCTTATGGTCACCACTACTCAGGTATCGGTGTTCCTTCAACAGGTTTTGCCGCTCCTGGTTCATTCCCGTTGAACATCGACCAAGGCCAAACGCCTAAGTACACCAACCAAGACTTTAAAGGCTACAGCCGTGTAATCCCAGTTGCTCGTTGGG harbors:
- the focA gene encoding formate transporter FocA; the encoded protein is MEINQFDALLPPQMAERAAEAGVGKATKDPMKSFLLAITAGLHIGIAFIFYTTITTGAGDLPWGLTRFLGGLAFSLGLVLVIITGGELFTSSVLTLVARASGKITWRALFKNWFVVYLGNMLGALFLVGIMLTAKQYMFDGGQVGLNTMQIAQHKLHHDFWQAVALGIMCNVLVCVAVWMTFSGRTLTDKIIVMVLPVAMFVSAGFEHCIANMFQVPMAIGIKNLASPEFWQAIGSTPTDFADLNLMTFIVNNLIPVTLGNIIGGGVFVGMLYWLIYLRD
- a CDS encoding TIGR02647 family protein, which encodes MKFTPEHLAEMNLLLQFDISSAATGIKVHNDASEDMQKAVQRLYDKGLCTLPDGGYLTDEGIETAEHADRILRVLSS
- a CDS encoding ABC transporter permease, with protein sequence MQQVIDISWWHIMLFATTLLIPYAINYYYKLDIGRDATIGLIRMAVQLVLVGLYLEYLFYLDSLAVNLVWLLVMIVVGANAIASKAKLPKKPIVGFLMVALFIGLFPVLALLCLVTVQPDPFYSAQYAIPLSGMLLGNSLGGNIVALQNFYSALEDRWSEYQASIALGAPISMATLPFVRLSLQKSLAPILATMATTGLVSLPGMMTGQILGGASPVVAVKYQLVIMMAIWVMMSISIVVCLNLVVYRGFDASGKPTIRPKSTS
- a CDS encoding NAD-dependent epimerase/dehydratase family protein, with amino-acid sequence MNQNNVVIVGAGWLGLPLAKALNNKDYRVTATRTTEQGVSELAHHGIDGFVLDLAELTNDDKKLATLDHLRGLNANTLIGCFPPGFRTGGGALYASQWDTLCQLAKAADVSKIIMVSSTSVYPDRAELMTEDMARLPIAKGRDDFSAKAIIMLTAEEYVRNSTLDYVIVRCSGLFGPNRHPSRFASKLKSVSDQATANMLHLDDAIGSVLFALENISASVVNATTPTSCDKVTFYRAALRAAGLDTSLNLVNSTPDKTISSDKLQSLGYHFKYQSTLDAL
- a CDS encoding peptidylprolyl isomerase, which produces MITLHTNFGDIKIQLNEEKAPETSANFLQYCRDGFYDNTLFHRVIDGFMIQGGGMTSGLKEKATRAPIKNEANNGLSNKVGTLAMARTMEPHSASSQFFINVNDNTFLDFRSESLDGWGYCVFAEVVEGMDIVNKIKGVSTGSMGMHQDVPLEEVIITGSTIHE
- a CDS encoding PACE efflux transporter, encoding MNVKERVFHAVLFEVTALTIIFSAALMLAGVKSTSMIAVGIGMSVFTVIWNYFYNVLFDKLVPGCRTQRTFAVRVGHALGFEGGLIFFTIPAIAWALGVTLWTALMIEAGFLVFFFFFTAAFNWAYDKWAPYQRFTAWWNALVKNPAH
- a CDS encoding LysR family transcriptional regulator → MLSVEQIEAFITTVETGSFSSAARKLGKVQSAVSQNIMNLEIDCGVELFDRRGRYPVLTEEGEKLLPYARAAMVQHSRLAERVDSLTQKEIQPIVLTIDEGIPFGWVTPIIRALSDEFPRLELELLFASSCDAVEMVQTGRATSAIIHEDLSVPFSLDFESIGSLQFDVYVSASHPLAKTVAPHLEILSLHRQLSISSRNNKTSSLHHALSPDIWYSDSYQMLLEWCIAGFGWTYIPTYLAKSALEQGIIVPVPVEFEKISAMINVSIIQHSSKSNDLGHRRLRELLKQNFKEG
- a CDS encoding thymidine kinase; the encoded protein is MAQMYFYYSAMNAGKSTTLLQSSFNYQERGMTPLIYTAALDDRYGVGKVSSRIGLQSEAQLFRPDTNLFDEIAAINAETPRHCILIDECQFLSKQQVYQLTEVVDKLNIPVLCYGLRTDFLGELFEGSKHLLAWADKLVELKTICHCGRKANMVIRTDEHGNAIAEGDQVSIGGNDKYVSVCRQHYKEALGK
- the cysS gene encoding cysteine--tRNA ligase, producing the protein MLKIYNTLTRQKEEFKPIHAGKVGMYVCGVTIYDLCHIGHGRTFVSFDVVSRYLRYVGYDLTFVRNITDIDDKIIKRANENGESCESLTERLIGEMHADFDALNMKRPDIEPRATEFIAEIIALVEKLIERGFAYVADNGDVMFEVGKFDEYGKLSKQDLDQLQAGARVDVESAKRSPLDFVLWKMSKPGEPTWESPWGAGRPGWHIECSAMNSSILGDHFDIHGGGSDLQFPHHENEIAQSCCAHDTQYVNTWMHSGMVMVDKEKMSKSLGNFFTIRDVLGHYDAETVRYFLMSGHYRSQLNYSEDNLNQARSALERLYTSLRGLDVNAEPTGGEDYVTRFTTAMNDDFNTPEAYSVLFDMAREINRLKTVDMAEASQLGALMRELADIIGILHQDPEAFLKGDAGDDDEVAEIEALIKLRNDSRASKDWANADLARDKLNELGIILEDGPEGTTWRRK
- the torC gene encoding pentaheme c-type cytochrome TorC; this translates as MKSFFIKLWRTISRPAVHISLGVLTAGGFVAGVVFWGGFNTALEATNTEEFCISCHTMRDNVYVELQETVHWKNHSGVRATCPDCHVPHNWTDKIARKMQASKEVFAQVFGDLDTPEKFEARRLELARHEWDRFSANKSLECKNCHNYESMDFEQMSPTARIQMKSAAERDQSCVDCHKGIAHNLPKDMAAASGIVGDLEQVASSTSYSKGQSVVSIRHLPLYTDETGSTEAGLLSPASKVEILDVKGDMIKVEIDGWRKAKGFGRVIQEDFGKNISTAILSREVSQGADVHVGEKKEDELTGLPWEEVAVDLWMKQESMVTDFTPIWNAAGEAYQTNCSTCHTQPDVAHFSANGWVGMLDGMIAFVNFDTDTEALVLKYLQKHSSDYSEGHH
- the torE gene encoding trimethylamine N-oxide reductase system protein TorE — protein: MSDVNKVESAEKHGMEWKSFFFICAVFFPLLSVAIVGGYGFIVWMLQMFVFGPPGVHG